One window from the genome of Acanthochromis polyacanthus isolate Apoly-LR-REF ecotype Palm Island chromosome 21, KAUST_Apoly_ChrSc, whole genome shotgun sequence encodes:
- the LOC110958031 gene encoding LOW QUALITY PROTEIN: nuclear GTPase SLIP-GC-like (The sequence of the model RefSeq protein was modified relative to this genomic sequence to represent the inferred CDS: inserted 1 base in 1 codon; deleted 1 base in 1 codon), with the protein MDDFVCNKLTEWGLSELIDRFKDEGIDKESLYYLDDQDIKDLIPEMGPRAKFKKELKKLKFLFLVMDDFVCNKLTEWGLSELIDRFKDHSMDKESLYDLDDQDIKDLIPAVGPRAKFKKRLKQLKEEQNTNQEAANSPVPVSPATSDKESVILSDVKDIMGSVLKKLHHQDKTNLNNFLRTKIHDLKTDKKELIGVFGRTGAGKSSLINAVLGEEDLLPSGDVIACTSVMIKVEANMRSSKYEADIEFITSEEWKDEIWTMKQFLGNADEEWQKDADCRDVVEKLSAVYGEEWKHKSPENLVDVKYFSESEEFLQSQRKTLTCGSAKELSAKLVRYTRSTSRRRQGEVTRCFWPLVKCVTVKVPNNDLLQHVTLVDLPGNGDRNKSRAKMWKGIVGDCSTVWIVTEINRAASEDDAWEILESTCSLMGNGGQCQRIHFICTKSDVIGGSNDDADVRARIVQRNATAKEEVIIEYGSLNQVKKHFSDDCFKVFTVSSDEFLKGEHLNPEDTEIPQLQDXLKGLNDCHSETLNYVTGAYGILSLMHGANSTEGNGKKTDVCAELEKNLSHQLGQVKQAVEDAHKAFETRLIEGVEKSQSSCERSMSSFLYSSARGFHRTLKCVVQKDGVHKTTKGKQINLNVKLASWLTDGIDEEFRKTFPNEGKCGSFNGVISSFSLDTERLMKENQSPKLQLIFLKTEEEKMKTKLNKTVRERKKTIYNSLTETIEKTMLDCYKRAAEFSGPDSLKYMRDTILEHVRVSKDMMFEEAKAAMLKLLNDLKEEILKTLQETLEESIELSLKTDDNSIPDVPDELEKVLKYYNELKDNSKELIFQLG; encoded by the exons TTCCTGTTCTTGGTCATGGATGACTTTGTTTGTAACAAACTGACTGAATGGGGTCTTAGTGAGCTCATTGATAGATTTAAAG ATCATAGCATGGACAAGGAAAGTCTGTATGATCTCGATGATCAAGACATTAAAGACTTGATCCCAGCAGTGGGACCAAGAGCAAAATTCAAGAAGAGACTGAAGCAGTTAAAG gaagaacaaaacacaaatcaggAAGCAGCAAATTCTCCTGTTCCA GTTTCGCCAGCAACAAGTGATAAAG AATCAGTCATACTGTCTGATGTGAAAGACATCATGGGATCAGTCCTGAAGAAACTGCATCACCAAGACAAGACAAACCTGAATAATTTCCTGAG GACGAAAATCCATGATTTGAAAACAGACAAGAAGGAACTGATTGGTGTCTTTGGTAGAACTGGGGCTGGAAAGAGCTCTTTGATAAACGCTGTCCTTGGAGAGGAGGATCTGTTGCCCTCTGGAGACGTCATTGCCTGTACCTCAGTCATGATTAAAGTGGAGGCAAACATGCGTAGCTCAAAGTACGAAGCAGACATCGAGTTCATTACAAGCGAG gagTGGAAAGATGAGATTTGGACCATGAAGCAGTTTCTTGGGAATGCAGACGAGGAATGGCAAAAAGATGCGGATTGTCGTGACGTCGTTGAAAAGCTGTCTGCAGTGTACGGAGAAGAGTGGAAACACAAATCTCCTGAAAACCTGGTGGACGTCAAATACTTCAGTGAAAGTGAAGAATTTCTCCAATCCCAGAGAAAGACTTTGACATGTGGATCA GCCAAAGAGCTATCTGCAAAATTAGTCAGATACACAAGAAGCACCTCCAGACGTCGACAAGGAGAAGTAACGAGGTGTTTCTGGCCACTGGTGAAGTGTGTGACTGTCAAGGTGCCAAATAATGATCTTCTTCAACACGTCACACTGGTGGACCTTCCTGGAAACGGAGACCGGAACAAGAGCAGAGCTAAAATGTGGAAAGGG ATTGTTGGAGATTGTTCTACTGTGTGGATCGTGACTGAAATCAATCGAGCAGCATCAGAAGACGATGCCTGGGAGATCTTGGAGAGTACCTGCAGCCTCATGGGCAATGGTGGCCAGTGTCAGAGAATTCACTTCATCTGCACCAAGTCTGATGTTATTGGAGGTTCAAATGATGA TGCAGATGTTCGTGCTCGCATCGTTCAAAGAAACGCCACAGCCAAGGAAGAAGTGATCATAGAATATGGCAGTCTAAACCAGGTTAAG AAACACTTCAGTGATGACTGCTTCAAAGTGTTCACAGTGAGCTCTGATGAGTTCCTGAAGGGGGAACATCTAAATCCAGAGGACACTG AAATACCCCAACTTCAGG TTTTGAAGGGTCTCAACGACTGTCACTCAGAGACACTAAACTATGTAACTGGAGCTTATGGGATTCTGTCTTTGATGCATGGAGCCAACTCTACAGAAGGG aatggaaagaaaacagatgttTGTGCAGAACTTGAAAAGAATCTAAGCCATCAACTTGGTCAAGTCAAACAGGCAGTGGAAGACGCTCACAAGGCTTTTGAAACACGCCTGATTGAGGGCGTGGAAAAATCCCAAAGTTCATGTGAAAGGTCCATGAGCTCCTTCTTATATTCT TCTGCCCGTGGTTTCCACAGGACATTGAAGTGTGTGGTTCAGAAAGATGGCgtccacaaaacaacaaaaggaaaacaaataaaccTGAATGTGAAGTTAGCTTCATGGCTGACAGACGGCATCGATGAGGAGTTCAGGAAGACCTTCCC aaatgaaggaaaatgtggATCATTCAACGGCGTCATCAGTTCGTTTTCCCTGGACACAGAGAGGCTAATGAAGGAGAACCAGAGTCCCAAACTGCAGCTGATATTTCTCAAGACGGAG gaagaaaaaatgaagacaaaactcAACAAAACCGTCCGGGAGCGTAAGAAAACCATCTACAACAGTCTGACAGAGACAATAGAGAAAACAATGCTGGACTGCTACAAAA gAGCAGCAGAATTTAGTGGACCGGACTCACTGAAATACATG AGAGACACTATTTTAGAGCATGTACGAGTCTCCAAGGACATGATGTTTGAGGAGGCTAAAGCTGCCATGTTGAAGCTGCTGAATGACCTGAag GAGGAGATCCTgaagacactgcaggaaactttGGAGGAATCCATTGAGCTCTCACTAAAGACAGATGACAACTCAATCCCAG atgTTCCAGATGAACTTGAGAAGGTGTTGAAATACTACAATGAACTGAAAGACAACTCAAAGGAATTGATTTTCCAATTGGGGTAA
- the LOC110971141 gene encoding nuclear GTPase SLIP-GC-like — protein sequence MSSLEELFCLNISQMTQLISILNRTEIHDLETDKRELIGVFGKTGAGKSSLINAIIGEKDLLPSGSVSACTSVMIKVEANIPSSKYEADIEFITPEEWKDELWSMYQFLGDKAHQDDDDDGNGDDEEDDDNEDYRDITEKLSALYGDEWKHKNPQMLMDNKYFREIPDFLQSKKKTLTCESAKELSARLVRYTRSASSDGDSKEVTRCFWPLVKCVTVKVPNNDLLQHVTLVDLPGNGDRNKSRDKMWKVIVGDCSTVWIVTEINRAASEKEPWEILTSTCSLMGNGGQCQQIHFICTKSDVIEDSDDHSAADVHARIFQRNMKVKEVVRKEFHKLNKVKKHFQDDCLEVFTVSSKEFLKRKHLNPEDTEIPKLQDFLQGLNDCHSETLNFVSGAYGILSLMHGANCGEVAGKKAEVCRDLEENMRRELNKVRKPMEEAYHVFEKCLKEGVQTSKTSCDKTLKSILHPRKMRNGGFHRTLKSVVENGGVYKPKKGKQININMKLASYLTNSIDEEFRKTFPNEVKCGPFNGVIDTFSLDTDELIQKYKDVGLQLNFLKTEEDKIQAKLNKIIQRRKKSIYNSLTEKIVEIMEESYKKAAEFRGKGSLEKMRRTIATHVHENIIMFEEAKDVMLNQLNYLKEDILEILEGTMRESIELSLKTDDNSVPDVPTELEMVKRYYDELKDNPDGETSLLG from the exons ATGTCATCTTTGGAGGAACTGTTT TGTTTGAATATTTCTCAAATGACTCAACTCATTTCCATTCTTAACAGGACTGAAATCCATGATTTGGAGACAGACAAGAGGGAACTGATCGGTGTCTTTGGTAAAACTGGGGCTGGAAAGAGCTCTTTGATAAACGCCATCATTGGAGAGAAGGATCTGTTGCCCTCTGGAAGTGTCAGTGCCTGTACCTCAGTCATGATTAAAGTGGAGGCAAATATACCCAGCTCAAAGTACGAAGCAGACATCGAGTTCATTACACCTGAG gAGTGGAAAGATGAGTTGTGGTCAATGTATCAGTTTCTTGGAGATAAAGCACatcaggatgatgatgatgatggtaacGGTGACGATGAGGAAGATGATGATAATGAAGATTATCGTGACATTACTGAAAAGCTGTCAGCGCTGTATGGAGAtgaatggaaacacaaaaacccTCAAATGCTCATGGACAACAaatatttcagagaaattccAGACTTTCTCCAATCCAAGAAGAAGACTTTGACTTGTGAATCA GCCAAAGAGCTATCTGCAAGATTAGTCAGATACACAAGAAGTGCCTCCAGTGACGGAGACAGCAAAGAAGTAACGAGGTGTTTCTGGCCACTGGTGAAGTGTGTGACTGTCAAGGTGCCAAATAATGATCTTCTTCAACACGTCACACTGGTGGACCTTCCTGGAAACGGAGACCGGAACAAGAGCAGAGACAAAATGTGGAAAGTG ATTGTTGGAGATTGTTCTACTGTGTGGATCGTGACTGAAATCAATCGAGCAGCATCAGAAAAAGAACCCTGGGAGATCTTGACGAGTACCTGCAGCCTCATGGGAAATGGTGGCCAGTGTCAGCAAATTCACTTTATCTGCACCAAGTCTGATGTTATTGAAGATTCAGATGATCA TTCAGCAGCTGATGTTCATGCTCGCATATTTCAAAGAAACATGAAAGTCAAGGAAGTAGTGAGGAAAGAATTCCACAAACTGAACAAAGTTAAG AAACACTTCCAAGATGACTGCCTCGAGGTGTTCACAGTGAGCTCCAAAGAGttcctgaaaagaaaacatctaaatCCAGAGGACACAG aaaTACCAAAACTACAGGATTTTTTGCAAGGTCTCAATGACTGTCACTCAGAGACGTTAAACTTTGTGTCTGGAGCTTATGGGATTCTCTCTTTGATGCACGGGGCCAACTGTGGAGAAGTG GCTGGCAAAAAAGCTGAAGTGTGCAGAGACCTTGAAGAAAACATGAGGCGTGAACTCAATAAAGTCAGAAAACCAATGGAAGAGGCTTACCACGTGTTTGAAAAATGCCTCAAAGAAGGGGTTCAAACATCCAAAACCTCATGTGACAAAACCCTGAAGTCCATCTTACACCCT AGAAAGATGCGAAATGGTGGGTTTCATAGGACGCTAAAGTCTGTAGTTGAGAACGGTGGCGTCTACAAACCAAAGAAAGGgaaacaaataaacatcaaCATGAAGCTAGCTTCATATCTGACCAACAGCATTGATGAGGAATTCAGGAAGACCTTCCC AAATGAAGTCAAATGTGGACCATTCAACGGAGTCATTGATACATTTTCACTTGACACAGATGAGCTGATTCAAAAGTACAAAGATGTCGGATTGCAACTGAACTTTCTGAAGACAGAG GAAGACAAAATTCAGGCAAAACTCAACAAGATCATCCAGAGGCGTAAGAAATCCATCTACAACAGTCTGACAGAGAAAATAGTGGAAATCATGGAGGAATCCTACAAAA AAGCAGCAGAGTTTAGAGGAAAAGGCTCACTGGAGAAAATGAGGAGAACTATTGCCACACATGTACATGAAAACATCATCATGTTTGAGGAGGCCAAAGATGTCATGTTGAACCAGCTGAATTATTTGAAG GAGGACATCCTGGAGATACTGGAGGGAACCATGAGGGAATCCATTGAGCTCTCACTGAAGACAGATGACAACTCAGTCCCAG atgttccAACTGAACTTGAGATGGTGAAGCGATACTACGATGAACTGAAAGACAATCCAGACGGAGAAACTTCACTACTGGGGTAA